In Halofilum ochraceum, a single window of DNA contains:
- a CDS encoding tellurite resistance TerB family protein has translation MIDTKRLLEQFMGGGQDPPGASNRGDLLKGAAAGGLLGLLVGNKKARRMAGGLVGYGGAAAAGALAFKAWQNWQEGKRVETAPVATQEDVAHVDPRFLPDSQQGGNGRPFALTLVTAMIAAAKADGHIDAGEQTAIFKQVEEMGLDTESKAFVFDALNRPVDINQLVAGVDGVEQASEVYLVSRLAIDVDHPAERAHLEVLANRLGLPTELVAHLDHQVDDAPDQTG, from the coding sequence ATGATCGATACCAAACGTTTGCTGGAGCAGTTCATGGGAGGCGGCCAGGATCCCCCCGGTGCGAGCAACCGTGGCGATCTGCTCAAGGGCGCGGCGGCAGGTGGGCTGCTCGGCCTGCTGGTGGGCAACAAAAAGGCCCGCAGGATGGCCGGCGGCCTGGTGGGTTATGGCGGCGCAGCGGCCGCCGGCGCACTGGCTTTCAAGGCATGGCAGAACTGGCAAGAGGGAAAACGGGTGGAGACCGCGCCGGTTGCCACACAAGAGGATGTAGCGCATGTCGATCCGCGGTTTCTGCCCGACTCGCAGCAGGGTGGTAATGGCCGGCCATTCGCTTTGACCCTGGTGACGGCAATGATCGCGGCGGCGAAGGCGGATGGGCATATCGATGCCGGTGAACAGACGGCCATCTTTAAACAGGTCGAGGAGATGGGCCTGGATACGGAAAGCAAGGCGTTCGTTTTTGATGCGCTTAACCGTCCGGTCGATATCAACCAGCTGGTGGCCGGCGTGGATGGCGTTGAACAGGCCTCTGAAGTCTACCTGGTTTCCCGTCTGGCAATCGATGTGGATCATCCCGCCGAACGTGCCCACCTGGAGGTGCTGGCGAATCGGCTTGGGCTTCCAACTGAGCTGGTGGCACATCTCGACCATCAGGTGGATGACGCGCCTGACCAGACCGGGTGA
- a CDS encoding porin produces the protein MTSKIEKNLLAAAVAGAIGFAAAPAQAVDAEVSGFVNRAFMSADDGEDSRTTFVDNTTANSRFRFTGSQEIRPDLRAGVFVEFAIPSSNSSAVSIQNPSTPFSVNERHVDAFIEGGFGKVSLGQGDGAGNGAMEVDQSGTFIAGYSAANLIGGGVAFRNENTGALGPTIGATYSNFDFYSRHDRVRYDTPTIGPGLMVSVSYGTANGQEDATELVARQNVDVGFGQLSWALGTGSQGGTGTDINGGSGSLLLDNGINVTLAAADAENNATGNDAGTLFYTKVGYTTGPHSLSGDYGNTEDRAQDGDESEVFGVQYLYRATDWMDLYVAGKQHSLDRDGTDFDDINILFAGTRVKF, from the coding sequence ATGACCAGCAAGATCGAGAAAAACCTGCTCGCGGCCGCCGTAGCGGGCGCGATCGGCTTCGCCGCAGCGCCCGCGCAGGCGGTGGACGCCGAGGTTTCAGGGTTCGTCAACCGCGCCTTTATGTCGGCTGACGACGGCGAGGACTCCCGCACGACCTTCGTCGATAACACCACCGCCAACTCGCGCTTTCGCTTCACCGGCAGTCAGGAGATCAGGCCGGATCTCCGCGCGGGCGTGTTCGTGGAGTTCGCGATCCCGTCGAGCAACTCGAGCGCGGTCAGTATTCAGAATCCGTCGACGCCCTTCTCGGTCAACGAGCGCCATGTGGACGCCTTTATCGAGGGTGGATTCGGGAAGGTCAGCCTCGGCCAGGGTGACGGTGCCGGCAATGGCGCCATGGAGGTCGACCAGTCCGGCACCTTCATCGCGGGCTACTCTGCCGCGAATCTGATTGGTGGCGGCGTCGCATTCCGCAACGAAAACACCGGGGCCCTCGGCCCGACGATCGGTGCCACCTACAGCAACTTCGACTTCTACAGCCGCCATGACCGTGTGCGGTACGATACGCCTACTATCGGCCCCGGTCTCATGGTCTCGGTGAGTTACGGGACCGCCAACGGCCAGGAAGACGCGACTGAGCTCGTCGCCCGTCAGAACGTCGACGTGGGCTTTGGGCAGTTGTCCTGGGCGCTTGGCACCGGCTCGCAGGGCGGCACCGGCACCGACATCAACGGCGGCTCTGGCTCGTTGCTGCTTGATAACGGGATCAACGTAACCCTGGCGGCAGCCGATGCCGAGAATAACGCCACGGGCAACGATGCCGGCACCCTGTTCTATACCAAGGTCGGATACACGACCGGCCCCCACTCCCTCTCCGGTGACTACGGCAATACCGAGGATCGTGCTCAGGATGGCGACGAGTCCGAGGTGTTCGGCGTGCAGTATCTGTACCGGGCAACCGACTGGATGGATCTCTACGTCGCCGGCAAACAGCACAGCCTTGATCGTGACGGCACGGACTTTGATGATATAAACATCCTGTTCGCCGGTACGCGCGTCAAGTTCTGA
- a CDS encoding PQQ-dependent sugar dehydrogenase — MSTGSAIRYELNHATAPGQHFGYPYCHGADIRDPELPGEKPCNAYRAPARALGPHVAALGMRFYTGQQFPDTYRNQIFIAEHGSWNRSKKIGYRIMSVMLDDRRRPVAYQPFATGWLLGQEQWGRPVDVLVMPDGSLLVSDDDADLL; from the coding sequence GTGAGTACAGGTTCAGCGATACGATACGAACTCAATCATGCCACGGCGCCGGGCCAGCACTTCGGCTACCCCTACTGCCACGGCGCCGACATTCGTGACCCCGAGCTGCCGGGCGAGAAGCCCTGTAATGCCTACCGCGCGCCAGCGCGTGCGCTCGGCCCGCACGTCGCGGCGCTGGGCATGCGCTTTTATACGGGCCAGCAGTTCCCCGACACGTACCGCAACCAGATCTTTATTGCCGAGCACGGCTCCTGGAATCGCAGCAAGAAGATCGGCTACCGGATCATGAGCGTGATGCTGGATGACCGGCGCAGACCGGTCGCGTACCAACCGTTCGCGACGGGCTGGCTCCTGGGACAGGAACAGTGGGGACGGCCTGTCGATGTCCTGGTGATGCCCGACGGGTCACTCCTGGTGTCCGACGATGACGCCGACCTCCTGTAG
- a CDS encoding DUF3750 domain-containing protein has translation MRWVLVVLSVIVLLAVGPLVMAVDRGLQLDARWYDAGRESAGLAPDPAAHEAALVQVYAARAFGWRGILGAHTWIAVKARGAGSYRLLQVTRWSGGVSFSDTSLPDRAWFGNEPVVLAQLRGEEAGVAIAAIEEAAGHYPWPNEYRIWPGPNSNTFVAWMLRRVPTLDAELPPTAIGKDYLGSGWYAKTPSNTGYQVSLGGLLGVTVARDEGLELNLLGAVLGIDPEELAIKLPAVGRVGFGGTQPAG, from the coding sequence ATGCGCTGGGTACTCGTGGTGCTGTCGGTGATCGTGCTGCTGGCCGTCGGTCCGCTGGTGATGGCGGTGGATCGAGGGCTGCAGCTGGATGCGCGCTGGTATGACGCCGGGCGCGAGTCGGCGGGACTGGCGCCGGATCCGGCCGCGCACGAGGCGGCGCTGGTGCAGGTCTATGCGGCACGGGCGTTTGGCTGGCGCGGGATCCTCGGCGCGCATACCTGGATCGCCGTGAAGGCGCGCGGTGCCGGAAGTTATCGGTTACTGCAGGTCACTCGTTGGAGCGGCGGGGTGTCGTTCTCGGATACGAGCCTGCCGGACCGCGCCTGGTTCGGTAACGAGCCGGTCGTACTCGCGCAGCTGCGCGGTGAAGAGGCGGGGGTGGCCATCGCCGCGATCGAGGAAGCCGCCGGGCATTATCCCTGGCCCAACGAATACCGCATCTGGCCTGGCCCCAACAGCAACACATTCGTCGCCTGGATGCTGCGCCGCGTTCCGACCCTTGACGCCGAATTACCACCGACGGCTATTGGCAAGGATTATCTCGGCAGTGGCTGGTACGCGAAGACGCCGAGCAATACCGGGTATCAGGTGTCGCTGGGCGGGCTGCTGGGTGTCACCGTGGCGCGGGACGAAGGCCTGGAGCTGAACCTGCTCGGGGCGGTACTCGGCATCGACCCGGAGGAGCTCGCCATCAAGCTCCCGGCGGTGGGTCGGGTCGGGTTCGGAGGTACGCAGCCGGCAGGCTGA